The Engraulis encrasicolus isolate BLACKSEA-1 chromosome 3, IST_EnEncr_1.0, whole genome shotgun sequence genome segment CAGAGCAACATATTTTACAAAACAGATATTTTGAGGCTTTTTGACTGAACGGCCTGAGACTGGGTTGCAACTGTTGGCCAAGGTTGGGAAATGAAACCACAAACCTCGGTCCCCATGGGTGTGCAAGCGCATCTATGGATGGGTGCCTTAGCGCCACAGCACTCCAAGATGTTTATAGTTCTTTATTCTGTGCCTGACTTTTTGAGCAAGTCAAACACAGAGAAAAGGTTATTTGACCAGACTACTTTGAACACCCATTTCAGTGTCATGCCGTATGCAGCAGGGGTGggccccagccccccacccccagggTAGGTGAGTCTAGGGATATCAGAGGCAACAACAAAGGCTTTAACTGGACTTTACGCTTTGATGCAAAGTAACTAGTAATCAGTGAGTAATCAAGcccagtaaagaaaaaaaagcaatataATAAATATACATTTCAGGAACAATTGCATAGAGTGTAAGACAACTCCACATAAATCAGGAGAAACCCCCAGTGATTGGTGAAGCATAGAATGGCAGGTACCCTGGATAGGAGAAGTATGGTGGGGGAAGTTGTGTAAGAAACACATACATCCAGTGCAAGGGTGCACTTCCCGACAGGAAGGGTTGTACGCGTGCTCTGATGGTTATGCAAATACTGTAGGCCTTGTTCTTTGATCTAGAAGTCAGAGTGACATTTGGTACCCTGGAGGCTGTTTTTTTTAAGCAGGCATCTATCCTCCCCTTCATTACAGTAAATAAAATACagacaataaaaaaaatcagtcACTGGACGCCCAGCAGCCAGTCATCTATGGCTTTCTCGTTGCTCAGTGGATCTTTTTGCCAGTCCAGGTGCCAGCGCAGGTTGCCGATGACTTGGCTGTAGTTGGCTCCCAGGCCCAGTCTCCACCAGAGGAACTCTTGCTTATTGTAGAGGTGCACCTCTTTAGAGACGCTGGGGTAGTCTACCACAGAGCGCAGCTGAAGGTCCAGACCACGGACTAGCTCAGATGAGGAGGGGGCCAGGTTCCTCAGTTCATCTTTATCCTTTGAAAGGTCTGGGAACAGGGAGAACTGAGCATTACACCAGACCAAGTGATCTCTATCTACATACAGTCAATAGTAAGCCACAATTTAAACATTGCACTTAAAAAGTAAGGTTCGAAAAGGTTAATACGCTATCTAAATTGTTTTATGGAAGATGTGTGTGATTAACCACCCACACTCTAAGAAATAACAAATCCTTTGTATAAAGCGGGTGCATATGTGGTTTAGAAGGCTTAAAGGCTTGTTTCCTCATTAATTTTTCCTAATTAAATCCTTACTTAATGTCTAAGGGGGCTCACCAAATAACTGTGGTGGGATGCTAGTGCCATCCGCATAGGCGATGTACTTCCATCGGCCCTGCCTCAGCATGTACATGGAGGCATTAGCATTGCAGCCATGGTACTCGCTCAGCACCCAGCCTGGCCTGGAGCTGTTGGTGCCGTACAGCAGGGGCAGCAGAGAGTAGCCACTCAGGCCATCGGGGCTCGGGATGCCAGCCAGCTCTGAGGGGGAAATTATGGTGTTACATTCAGGTGTTAATCCCATCTTGAGAAGGTAAAAACACTGCCACAAATGcaatccaaccagctctgaatcaacTGATAATTCAGACTCAAGACAGGTAACAGGACCAGAAGTCACCTGTGTGGGAAGTAAACTGTGAAAAGGTCTTTACATTTGAAGTGGGACAATGACATCTCTGATTACATGTATGGCAAAACACACTGCACTCCATTCTACAATAAAAATGGCTGAACAGTTAAATTCATCTTCTTTGAGAACTTACATAATCTATATCAGTAAACTAAGTTCACCAGTACAAATTCATAACAATCGCTACAAATAAAGTCGACTGACATAATATTTATGAGATGAGAAAATAACAATGTATAACTGTCTTATTAAAGTTAGTTTTCACCCACCCATTAGGGTGGGGTAAATGTCCACCAGGGAGACGGGCTGACTGATCTGCAGTCCCGACTTGATGCCTGGTCCCATAGCAACCAGAGGGACATGGGAGCTGCCCTCGAACATGGACATCTTGTAGAACTGCCTGTGCTCCATGGCCAACTCTCCATGGTCTGAGGTGAAGAGGAGAACCGTGTTGTTCAGCAGCCCCGTGTCACGAAGGGCTGATATCACCTCACCTGTGAAGAAAGAGTCATGAGCAGAGATAGGGAATAACCATGTGGTATATTTCAATTAATTTGCCATCAATGCCATGCGTTCAGCAATGTCATTCACAAACCATTTAATGATGTGAGTGTATTGCTGATGTAGTAATGTTACAAAGTATTTTGATATATGTACTGTAGTTGTTACCAGGGctatacattattattttttcatcactagccaaatttggcttgtagatgttattcgtacaagccaaacatacactcagtaCCAGTCAGAGTAgctagtaagctttcttttccaccagccaaattgAATACTGGCTGGtcttaattcagagccctggttGTTACTATGTTACTAACAGGCTCTGATTGTTTATTCAGGCAGAATTGGCAGCTCTTAATCAGCAATGACCTGCTTCTACATTTCATATTATAGCATATTCATTGAACACATCAGTTTGTTCATACCCAGCATGCTATCCGTTTCTGCACACATGGCGTAGTAGTATGCTCTGATGTCCCTGATCTCCTCCACAGTGAAGTTGGAGCTGCAGTTCTTGGTGACGGTGGAGTAGTAGTCTACTGGGTGCACCTCGGACACCGGCAGCCATCTTGGTACAGTAATGTGCTCATATGACACCTGAGAGACGTCAAGAAAATACCAGAGAAGAGTCAAATATTTGAAGTTAAATCACTCTTTTCTGATACTGGACAAGTTTCTCATGATGCAAATCCTTGCACAACAAAGAATAATACGTCATTCAAAAGATCACACCAAGTTATGAAATGAAAATCTTGAAAATCTCGAATTTGATATTGTACCATGCAATAGCTACTGTAAGTCTGCACTCTGTCCCAAGTTGAGAAGGGAATGAAATGCCAGTGCAGTACCTTCCGTAGCCAGTAGGGAGAGGTGCGGAATGTGGAGCCCCCAGCGTCGGGCCCCAGGGAGTCCGTCTTGTACGGATGGGGTAGATTGAGGCCCAGGTACAGGGCAAAGGGCTGGGACTGTTGCTGCCCCGCGTTGCCGTTGCCGTTGGCACTGGCGTTGCTCCTGCGTATCCACTCGGAGGCCAAGTCTGTGTTCTTCCAGTCGTGGGTCATGACCCGCACGGTGGAGGAGTTACCCACCAGGTTCACGACAGGCCGGCCCTCCTGGCTGAGGAGAAACGGCACGTCTCGAGTCCAGGCCTCCACACGGTTGCTGATGGATGGCAAACAAACAACGCTGGTATGGCCATGGAGTACAGTCATGGctgatgtattgtactgtatgtcaaagAGCTtgttgacacgcacgcacacacacgcacacacacacacacacacacacacacacacacacacacacacacacacacacacacacacacacacacacacacacacacacacacacacacacacacagagctgcctcTGTCATCCAATTTTGAAATCCTTTGAACATTGTGTATACTATACAGTACAATGAGGCCCTTGGatcccctcaccccccaccacacctCCCTGATCAAGTAATTATTTTAAAGTGTCCCTTACCTGACAGAGTGTCCTCCTGATGTGAAGTCTAGTTTTCCCAAGCTGAGTGTTCGATATCCACTCTGCTGCAGCTGATTCATCCATGTGGTGGCATTGGGGTCAAGGCACTTGTAGTTGTTCCATGATTTAGTCAAATGCACAAAGCGACCGCTCCACATGGCTgatgaaaataaatattttttattattcaatTTATTGTATTTTGAAGGATGGCCATACAAAATAACATTAAAAGAATCAAGAGGGGCAATCAAGTAACTTCTCAAACTAAACCCATCATGCATACTGTTGAAGGAAATTACTCACCTGCTCTTGAGGGACAGCATATGGGAGAGTTTGTATAGGAATTTAAAAATATTGCCCCTAATTGTCGCATATAGTTGGTGTAGGGCAGCTGAACAACATCATTGCCTGGGGCAAATGTCAACCTTCCATCCTTCAAGAGAGTACAGATGTCAGACATTCACTTTTTTTGACTGAGAAAAATCACTAAACAAATGACATCAGTAATACTTACGAATGCATCAGACATCACCATCACAATGTTGGGTCTTGTCGCAGCTGATGGTCTAAAACCCTGCACAGTATTTTGACAAAATACTGCAAAAGCAACAAAGAAGAGTTGGGACATCATTCTGTCTAACGATAGTCCTCTGTCAAACTGAAGCCTAGTCACGAGACAATAATCACTGTTCCTGAAAGCAAACGTGAACCACCATAAATGTCACTGAACTCAGCCCATCTTTTCAGCGGAAAATCTCCGAGCCTTTACCTTTAGACTACACTGCAAatgacacaaataaataaataacaagttTTCAGTTTTGCACATCTCAAGTCTCTGCCTCTAACTTCCTTGATAACACAACGCCTACAATTCGCATTGCATTGTGGGGCATATTGTAGTTTCACCCATGGTTTCACAGGAACAGAGCTGAATGCTTTCGTCTGTCTGATTCACTTTTCCCATTAGCCTTGATTGCTGCACAAGACAGCAGGTAACTATGTACTCTTGTGTATACATAATGTATTAACAAACTAAATGAGAAAGATATGCTGTTGACTAAAATGATCTAGATCTAGGTAAGCTACGGTTTATGAGAACTAAGTTAGCTAGCAACCTGCTGGCTAAAGCTGACTTGCAGAACATTGCAGTGGTCAGTGGGCTCACTTTCGTCAGCAGTTTGAATGAATCAGCCATATGAAAATAATAGGCAATGACAGTAAAAAGTCAGTATTGGAATTACGATATGATTGTGTGTCATTATGCAGCATCGCATAGTCAGCTTTGATGGTGTGTCTGATCTGTCATGCTGCTAGCATTATGAACTCAACTTTGTCAACACTGCCAAGTCTGCTGTCTTGACTTCACTAGGGACCATGCCATCACTTTCACTACAAATTCAGTTTTCTAGCTGCGTCTAGTCAGTCAGTAAAGTCAACCACGTCTTTCAGTGAGCAAGAGTTTGATTGTTTCGTTATTATGGCAAATAGCCTTGACGATTGAGAAGTAGCAGCCTTGTATCGGCTGATGCTTTCTGGGTCTAACTACTATACCAAGACACCTGTTTGGATTTTGCAGTTTGAGTTTCACGTTCAGATATGCAGTAGGTAGTTGTAGTTAGTTCTAGTACATCAAGTGATTAGGAATGCAGTTAATAAAAAGAAGTCTTGTGGAGGTCCAGTTGTGAACATCAAGTGGCCAATGTAttcctttctaatgtctaatgcTTTCCCCCCAGGACAGGATGTCGAGCAAAGAAGTGAAGGCTGCACTGAAGAGTGCAAGGGAAGCCATCAAAAACAAAGAATATAAAGAAGCACTTAAGCATTGCAAGGTGTGTTTTTGGACTTTGTTGGAAACAAGTATCAGAAATAATTCCATTTTGCTTTATCACACTTCAAAGATGTATGCCTGTGTCATTTGTGTTGTCACCTCACGTATTGTGCCAAGTTTCAGCCTAGTGTATTCAGAAATCAGTTTTACTACAACTTACTATTTACTACTTACTACAACTTAAAATATTGGGGTTTTTTGTCAGCAAAGCTGACTTTATTCGCTGTTCTGTCTATCGTGATTCTACTTTTGTTTTTCCAGAATGTTCTGAAGCTTGAGAAGAATAACTACAATGCCTGGGTCTTCATCGGGTTGGCGGCCGGGGAGCTGGAGCAGCCTGACCAGGCCCAGGCAGCCTACAG includes the following:
- the arsk gene encoding arylsulfatase K, whose product is MMSQLFFVAFAVFCQNTVQGFRPSAATRPNIVMVMSDAFDGRLTFAPGNDVVQLPYTNYMRQLGAIFLNSYTNSPICCPSRAAMWSGRFVHLTKSWNNYKCLDPNATTWMNQLQQSGYRTLSLGKLDFTSGGHSVSNRVEAWTRDVPFLLSQEGRPVVNLVGNSSTVRVMTHDWKNTDLASEWIRRSNASANGNGNAGQQQSQPFALYLGLNLPHPYKTDSLGPDAGGSTFRTSPYWLRKVSYEHITVPRWLPVSEVHPVDYYSTVTKNCSSNFTVEEIRDIRAYYYAMCAETDSMLGEVISALRDTGLLNNTVLLFTSDHGELAMEHRQFYKMSMFEGSSHVPLVAMGPGIKSGLQISQPVSLVDIYPTLMELAGIPSPDGLSGYSLLPLLYGTNSSRPGWVLSEYHGCNANASMYMLRQGRWKYIAYADGTSIPPQLFDLSKDKDELRNLAPSSSELVRGLDLQLRSVVDYPSVSKEVHLYNKQEFLWWRLGLGANYSQVIGNLRWHLDWQKDPLSNEKAIDDWLLGVQ